GATGGGCAGGCTGCCGGGTTTGTAGTCCGCGTCAATGCCTTCCGGCTCCGCTTTGAAGCGGCCGCGGTCCACGCAAATCTTGCCTTTTTCGCCCACAAACACCACGCCGAAGCCGTAGCCCTGGAGGCCGCCGTGATACATCAAGGTGCCGTCGGCATATTTGTAGGTGAGGCGTTTGATGTCCTTGCCGTCGGGCGGGAGGATTTCCACCGGCCCGCTTTCGTCCATGCCCAGGCCCCATTGGGCGATGTCGAAGTGATGGGCGCCCCAGTCGGTCATCATGCCGCCGGAATACTCGCGGTAATTGCGCCAGTTCGGGAAATGGCTGTGGGGGGATTCTTTCTTCACGCCATTCTCCTCCTTGACCACCCGGCGCGGGCTGAGCACCGAGTTGTAGGGGCGCATCGGCGCCGGCCCCAGCCACAAGTCCCAATCCAGGTCCGGCTCCATCGGTTCTTCCGGCAAATCGCACCATTTGGACGGGCCGCCCACCGAGACGTAGATTTCCTGAATTTTGCCGATGACGCCATTGCGCACCAGTTCGCAGGCCTTGAGGAATTCACGCGAGGAACGCTGCATGCTGCCGGTCTGGAAGACGCGCTGGTTTTTGCGGACGGCGTTCACCATGGCGCGGGCTTCGGCGATGGTCAGGGAGAGGGGTTTTTCGCAATAAATGTCCTTCTTGGCGTTGGCGGCCATGATCACCTGGATGGCGTGCCAGTGATCGGGCGTGGCAATGCACACGGCGTCAATGTCCTTGCGCTGGAGCAATTCCCGGAAATCCTTATAGGCGTCGCATCCCTTGTATGTCCCCTGCGCCGCATTTTTGGCGTAGCGGTCTTCCACCATCTTTTTGTGGTATTGGAGGCGGAAGCCGTCGCAGTCATTGACGGCCACAACCTGGACTTCGGACATGCCCAGCCAGCCGCCCAACAGGCCCCGGCCTTGGGTGCCCATGCCAATGCATCCCATGGTGATGCGGTTGTTGGGGCTGACCTCCGCTGACCAGACGTGTGAGGGCAGAATGAACGGAGCGGACGCCGCCAGCGCGGCAGAACGCAGGAAACTGCGCCGGTTGACCGAATAATGGTTGCTCATAAGGATTATTTATTATTGCCAAGATTATGACGCGCCAAACTTCTTCCTCATTCAAGGAAAATTTTACAACCGCCGCGTCCCCCGAGCGGAAGAAAGGCTAACACACTTTGGCCACTTCCAAATCCAACAGCCGTCCCAGCTTCTCAAGTTTGCTGGCCAGGTGCCCTACGCCCACGGCGCAATGATGGGCCGGCCCGTGGGCATTCCACGCCTCCATGAACCGCCGCGCCCCCAGGCTGAACCGGTAACGGCTGTTGGTGTTGCCGATTTCCAAAATCGGCCCCGCCACCGACTCTCCTTCCGCGATGAGAAACTTCAGGCGGCCGGCTCCGTCTTCGACGACGGACAACAAAGTCACGGGGCCGTGGCGCACGCTCATTTCGACGGAAAGCCCGCGGCCCACCTTGCCATGATAGACCCGCAGGGGGCGGACCCTGGTTTTGCCTTCGGCAATGGCAATGTGCCCCGGGCCGTCGTGGCCCATCAGCACCACGTCATCCCGGTAATCCACGGCGTAGTATTCGGTGAAGGAGCCGCCGGCGCCGAAGGCATCCATGATTTTCATGGCCTGGACGTTTTTCACCTCGTACTCGCCGGCCACGGGCACGCCGCGGGCGGTGAGCAGGGAATTGCCCAGAATAATGGAGCTGATGGCGTCCTCGTTTTCCGGGTTGCCGCTGCCCATGTAGTAGTAGGCCAGGGCGCCGAGCCGATGGCGCGCCACCAGTTGGTCCAGGGCCACCGAGGTCCGCGCCGCCCGCTCCAGCTCGGCGGGCGGACAATCCGGCTCGATGTCGAAGTGCTGGTGAAACTCCGCCACGCGGCGCTGGATTTGGCGGGCGGTGACGCTGCGGCGCAGGGCGCTCAATTCATCCACTTCCAGATGCTCGAAGTGATTGCCAAAGCAGGCGCAATGCGTGGTCAAATCGGAGGCAATGTCCAGCATGCCACCATAATAATGGCCCATCAGACCCACGCGGTTGTGGGCCAGGATATGGGCCACGCGGGCGGCTTCGAGCCATTCCTCCAGCTCCCGCTCGACGGCGGGATCGCCCGTAAGGCGGCCGGTGATCTGATGGAAACGAATGCCGGCGCGCTTGAACACATTGGCCATTTCCGGCACCGGACAGGCCGAGCACCAGGCCAGCCATTCGCCGGTCATGCGCGTGCGGTCGCCCAGTTGGTTGAACCAGGCATAATCCAGGGCGTCGCCCGGTTGCAAATTGAGGATGATGACCGGCACGCGGGCGCGCTGCACGACGGGCAGGACGGTGGAGGAAAGCGCGTAGGTGGTGACGTAGAGGAAGAGGACGTCCACATCCGCCTGCCGGAATTGATGGCCGGCCGCCAGGGCTTTTTCGGGAGTATCCACCAGGCCCAGGGAGACCAGCTCCACCCCGGGGCGTTGAAGGCGTTGCTCGACGAGGCGCAGATAGCCGAGGAGCCGGCGTTTCAAGCCCTTGAACTGGGGCCAGTAGGCTTCCAGGCCGATGCCGAACAAACCGACTTTGAGGGGATAACTAGGGCGCATGGGAGGAGGAGGGCCAAGGGGCCGCCCGCCGGCTGCCGGGCGTGGGCGCGGCTAATTAGTCATCAGGGGCAGTTTGATGCGCACACAGCCGCCCGGGGATTCGCTTTCCACGGGCACTTCCAGCCGTCCGCGATGGCCTTCAATGACCCGGCGGCACACCGTCAGCCCCAACCCCAGCCCCGCGGTGCGGGTGGTGAAGAAAGGCTCGTGCAAGCGGGCCAGCGCCTCTGGCGCAAAGCCGGCCCCATTATCGCGGACTTCGATGCTGACGTAAGGTCCCTCCGTGGCCGATTCCAGCCGCGCGCGAATCCACACCTCCGGGCTTTGGGGATTGGCCTGCAAGGCATTCAGCAGCACTTCCGCCAGGGCATCGCGCAAGGCCGACCGATCGCCTTGCACAAACACCGGCTTGGAAAGCGGCTCCAGGTGGATTTGCCGCGCCCGGATGCCGCAATGCTGCTGCGCCTGAAGGCTGGCTTCCTGGAGCAGGGACTCCAGCGGGATGGACTCGCCCTGCTCCGGGCGCTCGCGGGTCATGAGTTTCATTTGGGCCACCAGGCGGACAATGCGGCGCACACCGTCCGCCAGGGCCTGGTCGAGCGAGGCGCGGAATTCCGGCTGGTCATATTTCTCGGCCAGCAACTGTTGATGGATGGAGAGCGGCACCAGGGCGTTGCCGATTTCGTGCGACAGCCGCGCGGAGACTTCGCGCAGCAGTTGCAGCCGCTCATTTTCGCGCTCCAGGCGCTGGACCTGTTCGGTTTCCGTCAGGTCATCCACCAACAACAGCACGGCGCTGGGCTGGGACTGTTCTTCCTTGTAGAAGGGGGTGATGCTCACGCTGTACACCGCTCCGGGGCGCTCCGGCGGATGGTAGCGGAAGGGCGCCACGCCCGAGCCGGTCTTGAGGGCGAGAAACACCTTGCTGCCAAGCATCTGGGGCAATTCGCTGAATTCAAATTCGCCCGGGCGGGAAGTGCCGCGCTGGAACAGGGTGCGGGCCTTTTTATTGGCCTGCAAGACGGTGAGGTCGCGCGCCACCACCACGCAGGCGCTGTTGAGCTGCTGCAAAATCTCGCTGACAATCGCATGATTGGCCGCCAGTTGCTCGTGCAACCAGATGTTGCGAATGGTCAGGCCCAGTTCGCCCAGCAGGTGGTAAATCAATTCCAGCTCGTCGTTGGAGAGGCTTTCTCCGGTCAGGTGCCCGTCAAACACCGCCACGCCCACCAGCGCATCGCGGTCCATCATCGGCACGGCGACCTGGGCGCCCAGGACCTCCAGTTCCTTGAGGATTTCGGGGTCCTGCAGGGCTTCGCCGGATTCCTTGCGCAGGATGCGCCCGGTTTTGGCAATGAATCCCCCGGTGCCGCTGGCCAGGGAAAGTTGGAAATGGTCGAGCAACCCCGTCGGCAAGCCCACCGCGCCAGCGCAGCGGAGGGCTTCGCGCTCCGTGGCCGCCACATTTTGCCCAAAGACCACCGGCGGCGCGCGCAGGAAGACGGCGGCGCGGTTGATGCCGAGGTTTTCCCGCAAAAATTGGAGGAACTGCCGCATCAGGGCTTCGGCACAGAGGGAATGGGTCAGAACGGCGGAAAAATCACGCAGCAACTGCCACGCCCGCACCTGCACCGTATCGAGGGTGGGCGGCGGCGCGGCAGGCGGGGGAGCCGCCGGCCGGGGCATGACGGCGGCGGCGGGCGCGGGGGCGGGACGCGGTGGGTGGGGCGCGTTTTCCTGGAGCACCCGGTCCAGCACGGCGTTCAAGAGCCGCGCCCGCACGGGCTTGACGAGCACATGGGACACCCCGTGCAGATAGGCCTCTTCCTCAAAGGCCCAGGGCTGCTGGCTGCAATAAACGATGACCGGCACCTGCGGGAATTGCTGGCGCAGTTTTTCGATTTGCCACAACCCCTGGACTTCGGCCACGTCGGCGTCCACCAGGCACACTTCGGCCAGTCCGTGGCTGAGCAAGGGGGCAGCCTCGGCCAAATCTGTTCGATGCACCACCCGGTAACGGGTGGCCTCCACAGCCGCCTCCACGGCTTGGGCCAGGCTGGGGAGCTGGCCCACCACTAATAATGTTTTCATCATTTCACCCCCGCCTGCTTTACAGTTAATGTGTGTGCACGAAATCCCACATGCTTTGGTTATCCAACTAAAAACCATCCGGGGCGGCGTGGCAATCAGGAAAACTTCGTTTTTGCATCAGTTTATTTTTCCGCCAGGCGAATCCGGTACATGTCATAGCCCACCTCCCGGCAGGCCCGGATGGTTTCCGGATAAGGGGTATCGGCAATATCCACAAAACCAATCTGGTAATTTTCTCCATCAAAGCGGCCGGTGGTGGCCTGGTCGCGGTATTGGAACCAGTGGGTGCCCACGATTTGGGGATTGCGCAGGGCGCCGCGCACATATTCGGCGTATTGCCGGGCGCGGTCCGCCTGGCTGGCGGTGGGCTTCAAACCGGTATGGAACATGCCGCGGTCCAGCGCGCCAAAGTGAAACTCCCCAATGATTGTGGGCCGGTCCACATTCTGGGGCAGGCGGTGGTTGGCCACGCTGTAATCGTAACGGTTGTAGCTCACCACATCGCAATATTTGGCCGCCGCCAGCGCCGCCGCCTCATTGACCCACGCAAAGCGGCAGCCCAAATACAACTGGTGGGGCGCGACTTCCCTCAGGGCGTCGCGGATGACCCGGAAATACGTCTCGGCAAAGCGCGTGTAAAAGGCCCGCAAATCGGCTCCCGCCGCCTTTACATTCGGGCGGTTGGTGCTCAGGCGCAGATGCTCCCAGGAGGTGTACTGGGCTTCCCAGGCGGCATTCAATTTTTCAATCGTCCCGTACTTCGCCTGCAAGTCCTCGAGGAAGGCGCGCTTGGCGGCCTGTTCCGGCGGGGATTGCAACGCCGCCACGGCCAGCGAGGTGTCATCGCCCCAGTTCAGCTCATTGTGCACAAAAAAGCCAATGCACCAGGGGTCCCCTGCCGCGCGTCCGCGCTGGCGTTCGGCGGCCGTCCGAATGCCCTGGGCGAATTCCGGGTCAAACACGTCCGGGAATTTGCCCCAGTAACCGGAGGAGCCTTCGAGCAGTTTGGAGCGGAAGCTCAGGTTGGCCGTGTACGGGGTGCGGCGCATTTCATAAATGGCGGCGTCCGACCAGTTGGCGATGGTGTTCATGCCCCAACTGCGCAGGCGCCGATGGCTGATGTCCGCGTGGACCTGGGGCCAGTTTTCGCCGTACTTCAACAACAAATTGGCTTGCGCGAAGTCATAGGTGCGAAAGCGGGGTTTGTCCTTGTAGTACCCGTGCGGCGCGCTGCCGCCCCAGCCATAAAACCGGCCGGCAGGGCTGTCCGGCGGAGGCAACTGGCGGAAGTAGTGCTCGCGGTCAGTAATGGGGGTGCTGGAGGAGGGAGTCACGCAATCCATGCCATGGGACCAGAACAAACGGCCTTCGGGGTCCACCAGCCACCATTTGCCCTGGTATTTTTCCACGCGGAAAAAGCCCGTGGCCTTGAGCTGGGGCCCGCCGGTATAGCCGCCGTAAGCATTGCGCTGCGGGGGGCCGGGCATTTTTTCCAGCTCGGCCGCCTCGGCTTTGGCCCGCGCGGCAAAATCGGCCACGGATTGAATCTTGCCGGGCCAGTCCGCGTGAATGAACTGGCCAAACTCGTCAATGAAAGGGATGAACTTTTTGGCGTCCAGCACCGTGACGCCGCCGGCGGCGCGGAGGGTGGAGACTTCAAAACGGTGCGGGGTTTTGGGGTTGGCCACAAAGAGGAGGATTTGCGTGACGTTGGCGGGGTTGAGGCGTTCCTCCTGTCCGGGGGCGCCGCGCATGCCGATGAGTTCGAGCGGTTCGGACAGCCGCCACGGCGTGGCGCTGAGCGCCACGGTCAAGACGCCGGCGGCCCCTGGCTCCAGCCGCAAGGAGCCGTTGGCGCAGTTCTTCCGTCCATCCGCCCCGGGGTTGTCCACCCGGCAGTTGACGGTGACGGCGTTGGTACCCGTGTTTTTGAGGGATACCTCCACGGTGCGATACCGGCTTAAATCCCAGCGTTCTTGCGGGGCTTTGAGGGTGATGCCGGGATAGGGATGCTGGGTGCCGGTCACCACAGCCAGCGCGCGCCCCGGCTGAGGCGTCATTTGGGCATCGGTGGCGGTGATGAGCGACGCATTAAAGGGACGGGCAAAGTCCCATAACGTCAACGGCGGCGGGGCCGGCACGGCGGCCGGGTGGGCGAGGTGGAGGGCGCCGAGCAATACAGCGGCGCAACCCAGGGCATAGCGGCTTGACGTGGTCATGCCCCCGATGATAAGCCGCGCCCGGCGGCTGGCCAGTGAAAAGCAGAGGCGGCGCGGGGCCGGCCGGTTGAAGCTGGCGGCGGCGGGTGGGGGCCGTCAATTTTCCGCCGATTAAACTTTACAGGGGGTTGGGGATATGGTTATTTTGTCACTTTATTGAAGTTAACGAAGCTGGAATAGAAACTTGAGAAGCAGACCGCGAGCGCGGTCGGAAGCCGATATGGACAAGAGCAAGACCATTGAGAAATTTAAGCTGCACGACAAAGATACCGGGTCGGCGGATGTGCAAATTGCGCTGTTGACCGAGCGCATTAATCAGTTGACGGAGCATTTGCAGAAGCACAAGAAGGATCACAGCTCGCGCCGCGGGTTGTTGATGATGGTGGGACAGCGCCGGCGGTTGCTGGACTATCTCCACCAGACCGATGCCGCCCGGTATCAGGCAGTGACCAAGAAGCTGAAGCTGCGCCGGTAAGCGCCGGTGCCGGTCCGGGCTGGCGTGTGCCTGCCCGGTTCCGGTGCAACACCAGTTTTTTGGGGGGGCGGGCCGTTTTGCAACGTGACCAAAACGGCCCGTTTCCAGAAACAAACGAACGTCACGAGACATAGAAAGAAGCAACCGCCAGCCGAGGCATTTCCTTCAGCAGCCACTCCCCTGCCGGAGTGATGGATGTTGAACGAAGTACCCCGGCCCTGGCGGTTGAAGTTACAACATGGCAGAGAAAGTAACCGCCCAAGTGGGCAACCGTCCGATTCACATCGAAACTGGCAAACTGGCCAAACAGGCCGACGGCGCCGTAACTGTTCAACTGGGAGAAACCATCGTCATCGTGGCGGCCGTGGCCGCCACCAAGGCCAAGGAAGGCCAGGATTTCTTCCCCCTCACCGTGGATTACCGCGAGAAAGCGGCCGCCGCCGGCCGTTTTCCCGGGGGCTATTTCAAACGTGAAGGCCGCCCCACGGAGAAGGAAATCCTCACCAGCCGGTTGACGGACCGGCCCATCCGGCCCCTGTTCCCCAAGGGTTGGTTCAATGAAGTCCAGGTGCAGAGCATCCTGCTCAGCGCCGATGGCGAAAATGACCCGGACATTCTGAGTGTCATTGGCGCTTCGGCGGCCCTGATGGTCAGCGACATCCCCTGGGACGGCCCGTTGGGCGCCGTGCGCGTTGGCCGCGTGAACGGCCAGTGGATTGCCAACCCCACCCATCAGGAGCGCGACCAGAGCGATTTGGACATGGTTTATGTGGGCAGCGAGACCGAGCTGGTCATGTTTGAAGGCTCGGCCAAGGAAATCAGCGAGGCCGATTTCATGGCCGCCCTGAAGTTTGGCCACGAAGCCATTCAGCCGCTCATCGCCGCCCAGAAGGAGCTGACGGCCCGCGCCGGCAAGCCCAAGCGCTCCATCACGGTGCAGGTGGTGCCCGAGGAAATCCTCCAGGCGGCCAAACAATTGGCGGGCGATAAAATCGTGCCCGCGCTGCTGACCCCCGGCAAACTCGCCCGGGAAGCCGCCGTCAAAGCGGTGCAGGATGAAGTGGGCGCGAAACTCGTGGAGCAATTTGGCGCGGAGAAGGTCACGGAATTTGTCATCAACGACGCTTTCTACTACATCCAGAAGGAAGCGGTGCGCGGTCTCATCTTGAATGAGAAGAAGCGGCTGGACGGCCGGCCGTTTGACCAGATTCGCCCCATTTCGTGCGAGGTGGGACTGCTGCCCCGCGCCCATGGCTCGGCTCTGTTTTGCCGGGGCGAGACCCAGGCGGTGACCCTGGCCACGCTGGGGACCAGCGAAGACGCCCAGGAATTCGACGCCTACGCCGGCGGCGATACCACCAAGCGCTTCCTCCTGCACTACAACTTCCCCAATTTCAGCGTGGGCGAAACCGGGCGCATCAGCGGACCGGGCCGGCGGGAGATTGGGCACGGGGCGCTGGCGGAGCGGAGCATCGAGCCGCTGTTGCCGCTGGAGAACTATCCGTACGCCATCCGCGTCACCAGCGAAATCATGGAATCCAACGGCTCCACCAGCATGGCCACGGTGTGCGGCGCCAGCCTGGCGTTGATGGATGCGGGCGTGCCATTGCAACGTCCCGTGGCGGGCATCAGCATCGGCCTGTGCACGGAGATGGACGCCCAGGGCGCCATCCGCCGCTACGAGCTGCTGACCGACATCATCGGGTGGGAGGACGCCTTTTGCGACATGGATTGCAAGATTGCGGGCACGGTCAACGGCATCACCGGCTTCCAGTTGGACCTCAAACTCAAAGGCCTGCCGCATCAGCTCATGGCCGAGGCCCTCGAGCGCGCCAAGGCCGGGCGGCTGTACATCCTGGGCGAAATGAGCAAGGTGCTCGCCGCGCCACGGCCGGAGCTGAGCAAGTACGCGCCGCGCATCGAGACGTTGAAGATTAATCCGGAGAAAATCGGCGCGCTGATTGGCCCCGGCGGCAAGAACATCAAGCGCATCGTCGAGGAGTCCGGCTGCGAAATCAACATCGAGGACGACGGCACGGTCAACATCTACTCCACCAGCGCCGAGGGCATGAAGATTGCCCGCGAGGCCATCATGGGCATGACGGCCGAGGCGGAGGTGGGCAAGATTTACCGGGGCAAGGTGGTCACCATCAAGGATTTTGGCTGCTTTGTCGAATTCCTGCCCGGCAAAGACGGCCTCTGCCACATCAGCGAGCTGGCCAATTTCCGCGTCAAGCAGACCGAGGACATCGTCAAGCTGGGCGACGAAATCATGGTCAAGTGCCTGGGCGTGGACGAAAAAGGCCGCGTGCGCCTTTCGCGCAAGGCCGCCATGGCCGAGCGCGACCGCATGATGGCCGAAGGCCAGGAAGGCGCTCCCGCTCCCGATGACGCCGCAGCCGCCACCGAAGCGGCTGAAGAACAATCCGAGTACACGGATGCCCAGCCGCAGGATGCGGAACGCCGGGAACGTCCGGAGCGCCGTGAGCGCCAGGCCCCGCGAGGCGGGGGTGGACGTCCCCCGCGCGGCGGCGGTGGCGGCGGCGGGCGCGGCCGCCATGGCGGTGGCCGCGGGCATCACCGGCGTGACGATTAAACACCGTCCGGAAGCCTGATTTCAGCAGCAGCCCTCCCCTGGCCTGGTATTGGGGAGGGCTGTTTTTTTCCACGCGGCCACGGCAACACCAACCGCATGGCGGGCTGGCTCACCGTGGCCCTGCCACAGGCGCATGAGAAAACACACCGGGGAAAAACATAAACTGCCCCGGCTCGCCTGGCCCCCTCAATTCCGCGCTTGGCACGCGCCCCCGCTTTGCTTAGCGTGAGCCGCACATGAACTGGCGACTGGCATGGTGCTTGAGTTTTGGGTTGCTGGCAGGCGGGTTGGGGCTGCATGCCGCCGAGGCCCATCCCACCAACCCCGCCCCGCAAATCCTCATTGAAGCTCAAAGCCCGGACGGCGAGTTTTTCTTTGATCCCGCCAAAAATCTGGCCATGGCCGATGGAGGCATCATTGTGCGGTATGGCACGGCCATTGTCACCGCCCGCCGTGCGCACATTTTTGAAGCGCGCGGGCTCATTCTCGCCGATGGTGCGGTGCGGGTGGAGTCGGAGGGCCAGACATGGACCGGGGAAAGCATCACCTATGACTATCTCAACAAGCGGGTGTATGCGAATGACTTCCGCACCAAGCACGGCCCCTATCTGGCGGCGGGGGATTTGGTCATCACGGACCACTCCAACCAGGTCTTTCAAACCCAGGGCGCTTACCTTACCACCGATGATTACGCCGAGCCGGCCTATCGCATCAAGGCCCGCAAGTTAACCATCGTCCCCGGCCAGCGCATCGAGGCCCGCGGAGCCACCTTGTACGTGGGCAAAGTGCCCATCCTGTACCTTCCCCGCTACGAACGCAACCTGACGCGGCATCCCAATTATTTCAGTTTCGTACCCGGATACCGCAGCCGTTACGGCGCGTACCTGCTGGGCAGCTACAACTGGATTCTGAATGACCGGCTGGACGGCGCCCTCCACCTCGATTACCGC
This is a stretch of genomic DNA from Fontisphaera persica. It encodes these proteins:
- a CDS encoding Gfo/Idh/MocA family protein; this encodes MSNHYSVNRRSFLRSAALAASAPFILPSHVWSAEVSPNNRITMGCIGMGTQGRGLLGGWLGMSEVQVVAVNDCDGFRLQYHKKMVEDRYAKNAAQGTYKGCDAYKDFRELLQRKDIDAVCIATPDHWHAIQVIMAANAKKDIYCEKPLSLTIAEARAMVNAVRKNQRVFQTGSMQRSSREFLKACELVRNGVIGKIQEIYVSVGGPSKWCDLPEEPMEPDLDWDLWLGPAPMRPYNSVLSPRRVVKEENGVKKESPHSHFPNWRNYREYSGGMMTDWGAHHFDIAQWGLGMDESGPVEILPPDGKDIKRLTYKYADGTLMYHGGLQGYGFGVVFVGEKGKICVDRGRFKAEPEGIDADYKPGSLPIKLYNSSNHQRDFLACMRSRQKPICDVEVGCRSVTVCHLGNLAYWNKRALKWDPVKERFIGDNEANGWLDRPKRAPWDKAV
- a CDS encoding ATP-binding protein, with the translated sequence MKTLLVVGQLPSLAQAVEAAVEATRYRVVHRTDLAEAAPLLSHGLAEVCLVDADVAEVQGLWQIEKLRQQFPQVPVIVYCSQQPWAFEEEAYLHGVSHVLVKPVRARLLNAVLDRVLQENAPHPPRPAPAPAAAVMPRPAAPPPAAPPPTLDTVQVRAWQLLRDFSAVLTHSLCAEALMRQFLQFLRENLGINRAAVFLRAPPVVFGQNVAATEREALRCAGAVGLPTGLLDHFQLSLASGTGGFIAKTGRILRKESGEALQDPEILKELEVLGAQVAVPMMDRDALVGVAVFDGHLTGESLSNDELELIYHLLGELGLTIRNIWLHEQLAANHAIVSEILQQLNSACVVVARDLTVLQANKKARTLFQRGTSRPGEFEFSELPQMLGSKVFLALKTGSGVAPFRYHPPERPGAVYSVSITPFYKEEQSQPSAVLLLVDDLTETEQVQRLERENERLQLLREVSARLSHEIGNALVPLSIHQQLLAEKYDQPEFRASLDQALADGVRRIVRLVAQMKLMTRERPEQGESIPLESLLQEASLQAQQHCGIRARQIHLEPLSKPVFVQGDRSALRDALAEVLLNALQANPQSPEVWIRARLESATEGPYVSIEVRDNGAGFAPEALARLHEPFFTTRTAGLGLGLTVCRRVIEGHRGRLEVPVESESPGGCVRIKLPLMTN
- the pnp gene encoding polyribonucleotide nucleotidyltransferase; amino-acid sequence: MAEKVTAQVGNRPIHIETGKLAKQADGAVTVQLGETIVIVAAVAATKAKEGQDFFPLTVDYREKAAAAGRFPGGYFKREGRPTEKEILTSRLTDRPIRPLFPKGWFNEVQVQSILLSADGENDPDILSVIGASAALMVSDIPWDGPLGAVRVGRVNGQWIANPTHQERDQSDLDMVYVGSETELVMFEGSAKEISEADFMAALKFGHEAIQPLIAAQKELTARAGKPKRSITVQVVPEEILQAAKQLAGDKIVPALLTPGKLAREAAVKAVQDEVGAKLVEQFGAEKVTEFVINDAFYYIQKEAVRGLILNEKKRLDGRPFDQIRPISCEVGLLPRAHGSALFCRGETQAVTLATLGTSEDAQEFDAYAGGDTTKRFLLHYNFPNFSVGETGRISGPGRREIGHGALAERSIEPLLPLENYPYAIRVTSEIMESNGSTSMATVCGASLALMDAGVPLQRPVAGISIGLCTEMDAQGAIRRYELLTDIIGWEDAFCDMDCKIAGTVNGITGFQLDLKLKGLPHQLMAEALERAKAGRLYILGEMSKVLAAPRPELSKYAPRIETLKINPEKIGALIGPGGKNIKRIVEESGCEINIEDDGTVNIYSTSAEGMKIAREAIMGMTAEAEVGKIYRGKVVTIKDFGCFVEFLPGKDGLCHISELANFRVKQTEDIVKLGDEIMVKCLGVDEKGRVRLSRKAAMAERDRMMAEGQEGAPAPDDAAAATEAAEEQSEYTDAQPQDAERRERPERRERQAPRGGGGRPPRGGGGGGGRGRHGGGRGHHRRDD
- a CDS encoding arabinose isomerase; its protein translation is MRPSYPLKVGLFGIGLEAYWPQFKGLKRRLLGYLRLVEQRLQRPGVELVSLGLVDTPEKALAAGHQFRQADVDVLFLYVTTYALSSTVLPVVQRARVPVIILNLQPGDALDYAWFNQLGDRTRMTGEWLAWCSACPVPEMANVFKRAGIRFHQITGRLTGDPAVERELEEWLEAARVAHILAHNRVGLMGHYYGGMLDIASDLTTHCACFGNHFEHLEVDELSALRRSVTARQIQRRVAEFHQHFDIEPDCPPAELERAARTSVALDQLVARHRLGALAYYYMGSGNPENEDAISSIILGNSLLTARGVPVAGEYEVKNVQAMKIMDAFGAGGSFTEYYAVDYRDDVVLMGHDGPGHIAIAEGKTRVRPLRVYHGKVGRGLSVEMSVRHGPVTLLSVVEDGAGRLKFLIAEGESVAGPILEIGNTNSRYRFSLGARRFMEAWNAHGPAHHCAVGVGHLASKLEKLGRLLDLEVAKVC
- a CDS encoding beta-galactosidase; this encodes MTTSSRYALGCAAVLLGALHLAHPAAVPAPPPLTLWDFARPFNASLITATDAQMTPQPGRALAVVTGTQHPYPGITLKAPQERWDLSRYRTVEVSLKNTGTNAVTVNCRVDNPGADGRKNCANGSLRLEPGAAGVLTVALSATPWRLSEPLELIGMRGAPGQEERLNPANVTQILLFVANPKTPHRFEVSTLRAAGGVTVLDAKKFIPFIDEFGQFIHADWPGKIQSVADFAARAKAEAAELEKMPGPPQRNAYGGYTGGPQLKATGFFRVEKYQGKWWLVDPEGRLFWSHGMDCVTPSSSTPITDREHYFRQLPPPDSPAGRFYGWGGSAPHGYYKDKPRFRTYDFAQANLLLKYGENWPQVHADISHRRLRSWGMNTIANWSDAAIYEMRRTPYTANLSFRSKLLEGSSGYWGKFPDVFDPEFAQGIRTAAERQRGRAAGDPWCIGFFVHNELNWGDDTSLAVAALQSPPEQAAKRAFLEDLQAKYGTIEKLNAAWEAQYTSWEHLRLSTNRPNVKAAGADLRAFYTRFAETYFRVIRDALREVAPHQLYLGCRFAWVNEAAALAAAKYCDVVSYNRYDYSVANHRLPQNVDRPTIIGEFHFGALDRGMFHTGLKPTASQADRARQYAEYVRGALRNPQIVGTHWFQYRDQATTGRFDGENYQIGFVDIADTPYPETIRACREVGYDMYRIRLAEK
- the rpsO gene encoding 30S ribosomal protein S15, with product MDKSKTIEKFKLHDKDTGSADVQIALLTERINQLTEHLQKHKKDHSSRRGLLMMVGQRRRLLDYLHQTDAARYQAVTKKLKLRR